The following coding sequences lie in one Alosa alosa isolate M-15738 ecotype Scorff River chromosome 21, AALO_Geno_1.1, whole genome shotgun sequence genomic window:
- the nup62l gene encoding nucleoporin 62 like, whose translation MAFNFGGGGGGFTFGTPKTTGAAAPLATGFGLQTSAPASGGFTFGTPTQPQAQPQHQLQPQHQPQTSAPQLTSLLTQPTPGNGGTAATGGFSFGTPAQASTTGGGFSFGGGSGLLGASTPKLGLSLPTASQPATTGVSLGGLPASTAGSGFSFGGLATQTMAPAAQTMAQQQPLAAAQQPPAGFSFGAPKIQATTAAPAQGTPSLMLGGATGLTLGGAAPAATAAAPAATTQGGGFPFGIKPAATPAPVASSAAAISLATSLAAPASGASLFATPIASAPATGFSLGAVTTSAAPPASTAASMGTGLTLKLGAVAAAAATTAAAATATLTSAAPSGFALGLKPTASAAPQLGTTVTTAALTTVAAPVSTAPVMTYAQLEGLINKWSSELEDQERHFLQQATQVNAWDRMLVENGERITSLHKDMEKVKLDQRRLDQELDFILSQQKELEDLLGPLEESVKEQSGTIYMQNADEERERTYKLAENVDAQLKRMSQDLKEIIEHLNTSSGPGESTDPLQQICKILNAHMDSLQWVEQNSVLLQRRVEEVSKLCESRSKEQEKSFRLNFQ comes from the exons ATGGCTTTCAACTTCGGGGGTGGCGGAGGCGGATTCACTTTCGGAACCCCTAAAACAACCGGTGCAGCCGCTCCGCTCGCCACTGGCTTCGGCCTCCAGACCAGTGCCCCAGCCAGCGGAGGATTCACATTCGGGACTCCCACGCAGCCTCAGGCCCAACCGCAACACCAACTTCAACCCCAACACCAACCACAGACCTCTGCACCTCAACTCACCAGCCTCCTGACACAGCCCACCCCAGGGAATGGCGGCACTGCAGCCACAGGAGGGTTCTCCTTTGGTACCCCCGCACAGGCCAGCACAACTGGAGGAGGATTTTCATTTGGGGGCGGCTCAGGACTtcttgg CGCATCTACTCCAAAACTTGGCCTAAGCCTGCCAACGGCCTCCCAGCCTGCCACCACGGGTGTGTCCCTGGGTGGTCTGCCAGCATCCACCGCTGGGTCAGGCTTCTCCTTTGGAGGGCTCGCCACCCAGACCATGGCCCCCGCTGCTCAGACCATGGCCCAACAACAGCCCCTGGCTGCGGCTCAGCAACCCCCCGCGGGGTTCAGCTTCGGCGCTCCCAAGATCCAGGCCACCACAGCTGCTCCTGCTCAGGGCACTCCCTCTCTGATGCTGGGGGGAGCCACAG GTCTTACTCTTGGTGGTGCTGCACCAGCTGCCACAGCTGCAGCTCCAGCAGCCACAACCCAAGGAGGAGGATTCCCCTTCGGGATCAAACCCGCAG CTACTCCAGCCCCTGTTGCTTCCTCAGCTGCTGCCATCAGTCTGGCCACTAGCCTGGCCGCGCCAGCTTCCGGGGCCTCCCTCTTCGCCACCCCCATCGCATCCGCTCCCGCTACAGGCTTTTCAT TGGGAGCTGTGACGACGTCTGCAGCCCCTCCGGCCTCCACCGCAGCCAGCATGGGCACGGGACTGACCCTCAAACTGGGCGCTGttgctgccgccgccgccaccaccgctgctgctgccacag CCACCCTCACCTCAGCAGCCCCCTCAGGCTTTGCTCTCGGTCTAAAGCCAACAGCCTCCGCAGCTCCGCAGCTTGGAACGACGGTCACCACGGCAGCTCTGACGACAGTTGCAGCTCCAGTGAG CACGGCCCCTGTGATGACGTATGCCCAGCTGGAGGGCCTGATCAATAAGTGGAGCTCCGAGCTGGAAGACCAGGAGCGTCACTTCCTCCAGCAGGCTACGCAGGTTAACGCCTGGGACCGCATGCTGGTGGAGAacggagagaga ATCACGTCTCTGCACAAAGACATGGAGAAGGTGAAACTGGATCAGAGGAG GCTGGACCAGGAGCTAGATTTCATCCTCTCCCAGCAGAAGGAGCTAGAGGACCTGTTGGGTCCCCTGGAGGAGTCTGTGAAGGAACAGAGCGGAACCATCTACATGCAGAACGCAGATGAGGAACGGGAGAGAAC GTACAAACTAGCAGAGAATGTGGACGCCCAGCTGAAAAGGATGTCCCAGGACCTGAAGGAAATCATTGAACATCTCAACACCTCCAGCGGACCTGGGGAATCCACCGACCCA CTCCAGCAGATTTGCAAAATCCTGAATGCACACATGGACTCCCTCCAGTGGGTGGAGCAGAACTCAG TCTTACTACAGCGACGGGTGGAGGAAGTATCAAAGTTGTGTGAAAGTCGAAGCAAAGAGCAAGAGAAGAGTTTTCGTCTTAATTtccagtaa